A stretch of Henckelia pumila isolate YLH828 chromosome 4, ASM3356847v2, whole genome shotgun sequence DNA encodes these proteins:
- the LOC140860351 gene encoding uncharacterized protein, which translates to MANSEWLSMYRTAEVLNLEAATSDHSAILLKFELMAFHRRKCFRFENAWISEPDCKEVVKNGWKDHDADNIQKKIEWCGKDLQMWGDTLKLKFKKEIHICREQIKYLKSSRTYGVDQQIREVKKRIEVLLAREELYWKQRSKVFWLKSGDANTKLFHHFASSRKRKNSIVYLQDDTGHVYSWDGGLQEHISNYFQNLFSSKGCLDHHILHHVPRRIDNNQNQLLIKPFDECEVVAALKSMHPDKSPGPDGMNPGFYQHFWDITEGFSALLQSEVNHGTLHGVKVARKAPAISHLFFADDCFLFFRASLEECTCIKDCLNKYELASGQIVNFNKSSISFSSNVPSDLKNSICETLGVGYTTNHGNYLGLPSLIGHKSQKFLRLLKKKLAVE; encoded by the exons ATGGCGAATTCAGAATGGTTGAGCATGTATCGTACCGCAGAAGTCTTGAATCTAGAGGCAGCCACTTCGGATCATAGTGCCATTCTTCTGAAATTTGAACTTATGGCATTTCACAGGCGCAAATGCTTTCGATTTGAGAATGCTTGGATTTCAGAACCGGATTGTAAAGAGGTGGTTAAAAATGGCTGGAAGGATCATGATGCAGATAACATCCAGAAAAAAATTGAATGGTGTGGGAAGGATTTACAGATGTGGGGTGATACTTTGAAACTGAAGTTTAAAAAGGAGATACATATTTGTCGTGAACAGATTAAGTATCTGAAGAGCAGTAGAACATATGGAGTGGACCAGCAGATTCGAGAAGTTAAAAAGAGAATTGAGGTGCTTCTAGCAAGAGAGGAACTATATTGGAAGCAAAGATCAAAAGTATTCTGGCTTAAATCGGGAGATGCAAATACGAAACTCTTTCATCATTTTGCGTCGTCTCGCAAGAGGAAAAACTCCATAGTTTATCTCCAAGATGATACGGGACATGTTTATTCGTGGGATGGAGGCCTCCAAGAACACATTTCCAATTATTTTCAGAACCTTTTCTCATCTAAGGGTTGTCTCGATCACCATATTCTTCATCATGTACCAAGGCGTATTGATAACAATCAGAACCAGCTTCTTATCAAACCTTTCGATGAGTGTGAAGTTGTTGCAGCTCTAAAATCTATGCATCCGGACAAATCCCCAGGACCTGATGGGATGAATCCAGGCTTTTATCAGCATTTCTGGGACATTACTG AAGGTTTCTCTGCACTATTGCAATCAGAAGTGAATCATGGTACCTTGCATGGGGTGAAAGTGGCTCGAAAAGCACCTGCTATTTCCCATCTGTTTTTCGCGGACGACTGCTTTCTATTTTTCAGGGCATCGTTGGAGGAATGCACCTGTATCAAAGATTGTCTTAATAAGTATGAGCTTGCTTCTGGCCAGATAGTGAACTTCAACAAATCCTCTATATCTTTCAGCTCTAATGTGCCTTCAGATCTCAAGAACAGTATCTGTGAAACTTTAGGAGTTGGCTATACTACAAATCATGGAAATTATCTCGGGCTGCCTTCTCTTATCGGTCATAAAAGTCAGAAGTTTTTGCGTTTATTAAAGAAAAAACTTGCAGTCGAATGA